TTTTTGCAAAAGtctgtaaattgaaattttactgCGAAAAGCTCGTAGAGACACAGCATtcagaaaaatgtttgtaatatcgacaaattttgtaattttctcgCACTTGTCAACAttattctgtttttcttttgaaatgtAGTATCAAAAATTAAGCAAGTTGTGAAAACTCGTCGCAaagtttctttatttctttgttaaaaataaaattttattacagttaTAGTCGAATGTATTTCAATTAAACGCTTGGGTTTTAAGAGGAAGTTCCAGTcgattttgacaaaaaattgaatacatcTCCGAAACGATGCTACGTACTGGATTGTTTCTTTGAGATTACATGATTTATGAGTTTTAGAATCCAACGAAGTTTTGATTCAATTACCgaaatctataaaaaattaccatgGCATTTATTATGACTATTCTGCAAGCCTACGCAGGACTGATGCGATTCAGGTGATGATAGCCgcatttcaaattcaatgcCGAACACACATATGCAAAAATAATGGAGTATCATGCAATAATCGCACTGCAAAAGAATCTTTAATTTTTGGTAGTTGCACGATCTTACAGAATTAATGAGTCTTCGAGGCTCGCATGATAATTTTACGTTCGAAGACTGTCATTTATCCAGCCGTCGAAGTTTGAACCCtttccgttcgtttgtttatttaatacagAAAGAACAACTGTGTGTTTGCTTGATTGGTAACGGTAGGTGTATTACATGACCTTGACATATGTCACTTACGTTCGTGAACAGACAAATAATGCCCGACACCATGGCCAGTTCCGTGTTGGTAGTCGCGACCAACTGACCACAAGGGTTCCCTGACCAGAAGATCAAGTTGGTCTGTTCTTAACTCAGCAGGGAAGATTAGTGAAGCTAATTGTATCGAGCCAATCAGGACTCGGGTGTAAGCCTCTTTTTGTTCTTTCGTCGGTTGGCCGTAGTGGACAGTTCTTGTCACGTCTGTAGTACCGTCTGACgacaagaaaataattacgtcaaattcaaaaattaaaacaaggAAATAGCaatcaaattattttgaaaaattaccgaGGTATTGGCCACCGGAATCAATTACCAGGGTAGAATCCGTGCCGAGTGTTAAACTGGTAGCAACGGCTGGTTCATAGTGTGGCAAGGCAGCGTGAGGTCCGTAGCCTGCTATCGTAGGGAAGGATATACCCACGGCATTTTCCTGTTCCATACGTACTGCTTTAGCGAATCTAGACACCTGAAGCTCGTCCCAGCCCTTGGTGCCTAGCTCAAGTTGCTCCTCGATGTAGGAAAGGATTTCGCACATTGCGATTCCATCTCTAATATGAGCTTGTTCCATGCCTCGTATTTCTACAGGATTTTTTACCGCACGCATTGCGATTATTGGTGACGGTTTTATCAGCCGTATAGATTGCGGGATCTGCGTCGATGttatcgataaaaatatttataagcACATGATTAATTATACACTTATGGGGACTGAGACTGAGTcagattttcaattctttgtaAGTACTTGCAAAGATTGTTTTATGATGTTTTATTCAAACCGCAGTGATTGTGtgagaaacatttttcattcccgATTTTAACACTACCAATTTTTTCGCAATGTTATCATTCAAAAATGCGATGTCCAACGATAATTAGGCACAGTCTACGATATGTTATTGGTACTATATAATTATCTTCAATATAGGTTCAATTTTTCCGATGGTTTGTAAGTTGACCTGTTTCACTGGGTTTTCTCTGGCAGAAATGAGTTTCAACAATTTAATATGCCTCTTGAAACTCCAACTTTTATATATTAATCTTACAATTATCTTTTCCCACCAATATCAATACTCACGGATATGAAAATCTCTTGGGAAGCACCCCTTGCGTAGCCGCACTGGGCAGGTAACCAGACACTCTTCCAAGCCTGTGCCATGGTCCTCAGATCGTACCAGATAGACGTATAATTGTGAACTCTAAGGTCAGATATAAACAGTTATACGTTTGAGAAACCGTAGTGTCTCCATATCGTACCTACTGTCgagattttgtttttcatctaaATAATTACTGTAACGTTCAGCCAGTTTAAAATTTCACGTAGACTCCAATCGATAAAATTCTATTTCCATTTAGATCAAAATACGTAAGAATcacaaaaaatcattaaaagcCGTCAAGTAATAGATCGAAGCTCTGTATCCGGAGTATTTATACATCGCTAAATCGGTGGCTTACATATATTTGTGAGAACTTACTTGACGCAGTCAGCATGAAAGCAAGCGTCAGTTTTCAGATGTATGCGGACAGATCTGTGCAGTTTTTGTTCAGGAGCGTACAAATGAATAGCACCATCGGTGATGATGGCATATGACCGTAAGACTGGGGTATAAGGGATGTCATTGCCACGAATGTTGAATAGCCAGGCAATTTCGTCAAGGGCGGTTAGGACCAGAGCATTTGCACCCACAAGTTCCATTTCCCTCCTAACATAACGAATCTTTTCCTGCCACGGTCGACCCGCATATTTATCTTCCAGAACGGTAGCAGGATCGGCATTATACGGCGGTCGATCCGTTTGCCAGATTGCATCTATCAGGTTATTGTGAACTGCGACTAATTTGACCGATGTGTTTACTGTGGAATGAGATTTTATTGTACAGATTTGCCAGGAACATTAATAACACTGATTTAGAATATTTCAATGTTGCGTAAATGGTATAATTGCAAGTAATCCGGCGAAGGGCCGTTCAAAAATAACGTAAGCTTTTTAGGAAGTGGGGAGggtcaaaattttgtatgGAGCTCTATATGGCGTAGAGGGGAGATTGGACAATTCGTTacgtaattttctcaaatatcgGTAAATACAATATAGCATGTTTGTCAGTTTTCtgaacaggtttttttttttaaatgctatgaaaatagtaattaataaatattgtaattacTGGCTACTTTTATAACAtctgtttgagaaaaaatggaatcagaaattaattttgtaaatgGTCTTGGagattaatttaaatttatacccatgtaaacaaaattcaataaaattactgTTAACctttattcttataatatttatttattgtaacaaCAAGGCTACCATTTAATCGATTATTCTTCATACCCATACCTATGAAtaacaaaacaataattagTATTCTTTTTTTAGTCAATCAACCAATACAAAGTCATTGGTAATGTTTCTTATTTGAACATTACGAACGGTACAAGTAATTGGACGTACAATCGAATTAGCACGGAAACCgagatgaatattttttacaaaaaatcatTACAGCTCAACTGCATAACTctatatgaatttttaatagCAACTTACACAGGTCGTATTCCCAATTTTCCCACGTGAATGCTGGGATCAGAGCAGGGTCCGCTCCAATTCGCGTTTCATTCTCTTTGGATTGAAACTCGTGCAACAGCCACTGGGACAGCGTGGGGACCTTCGTAAATTTCCATTAGTACACTTCACTTTTTCCATTGCATAAAATCATTTCCTTTGCAATATGTTGActcgatgaattttcaaagtaaatgTTTAGGAAAATCAGGATAGTATTTGTTCTGCTAACCGTGGTTCGTATGGATATTTGGCCCAAGTATCACTTTCAATAGCCTCAACCTGGCTCATATTATATTCCCAACCTTCTCTGAATCACAAGATCAGTTACGTTTGACAATTATGTAGGAGACCACTCAGAATACTCATTCTCCCATTCCTGTTGCACGTAGTGCTTCAGGTGAACGATCATCGATGACCGATTGTACGAACTGGCCGTACAACAGGTCGTTCTCACGCTCAGAGAGAAGAGTTCTTACTCCTCATCGTGGCTGCATCAACTCCACTGTTGAGTAGAGAGATTGTGAAGATATACTACAGAAATGATCCTGTGAAGTATGATCTTGTTTGAGGGAGCTCCggatttaaaatatatttctgtgCGGAATTATATTTAACGCGAGAATCTGCTAACCTAGAAGCCATCTAACGGCGATACTAAAAAGCTTAAGTTAGGTTTGTGTCATGCTCAGTCATGCTTTCCTCATGAGTCATATTACAGTAACTAAGAAGTTTCAAGTATTTTTCCGGCCGACAAGTTACCGTTTCAACTCTTACCGACTCACATCGAAACTTGCCGAGTATTAGGAGGGGTTCCAAACGTTAGCATCACACAGTGAATTAAGAGACTTGTATTGCACAATCACTCTAGAGTACGGCTTTACCGACCGCGTAAAGAATcagttatttttattcttattaaaGTCTACATGTTACTGACTCGAGAAAATCGCAATTAGCACAATTTGACATGCAATaccgaggaaaaaaaaatattttctttcaggTAACAATAATGCCTAAAgatatatttctataattgaattacaattaattgtacaaatatatattctGGCGTTGTTGTCACGTAAGAATtaaagtttttgaatttttgtacttGGTATTAGAAGTAACATTACGAGACCTGCagatttttttgtctcagTGATGCTTAGGCTCTcatgataatgaaaataagtGACAACTCACACGGTTGATAAGGACTGACTGTAGCATCTTAAAGTAGAGAAAAGTATGATTTCATTCATTTGAATAGGAAATTAGCAATTTATGATTTTTGGACAATTGAATCTATCTAATCGCAATGCCAATATTGTAGGATTCAGATATCACAGAGAACTTGGGACCTACCTAACAAATATTGCAAGAATAATGTTTTTCCCCATATTGTGAACCTCAAATTCTCAGACGTTATATCACGTCCAATATTGTTATGAAATTAAGAATAACTTTCATATCGAATATTCGATATACAGTTTTCCATGTCCTGGAATTTAGCCGGACACTTGACTTTTTAgtgtgtacatgtattacaaaaagaaatatatagtTGTAAAGTTGTTAAACTTACATTTTCATTGCCAAGTTTCATCAGAGTCCAATCGCAGCTAAGCTGCTTATCTGCCTGTATGTGATACCTTCCGTCAGTCCAGAAAACAGCTTTATCTTGAGTGACTAGAGCCTCTCCGAAACTACCGAAAAATCCTGTGATGTATTCCCTTCTTGCATCATGCGGTGCGACAGTCTCACTCTGCCGAGTAAAAAGTCCTAATTAACTACCgaattgataataattctcACGCTGAAAGTATGGACCTGCACTCTACACTCTACTCCACCGggcgtaaatttttatttatgttaaAAGTTTTTAACAATTCTGATGTATGATGCGGTAgcagaaaaatattacacTATTAAAAGCGAATTTTTTAAGTTCAACGACGTGTCTCGATTGTTCAAAATAACATGCAATAATATTCGTGATCGAACTTCTAGGACAAGAAAGTTCTaatgaaatctgaaaaattatgttaatAGTACACTCCATCTTATCCTGTAAATATTATTGCTGATTACTGCAACCTACAAGTTTCAGTCTTgcgagaatattaaaaaatgaatatgaaaaagcGATAATTAGGTACGATATTCTAAAAATCAAGTGAGTCTTTGATAAGTCGATACCTTTCTTACACGAGCTTTTATTCAGCTATTTAAAACTATCACGTCATAATTGCCATCTATAATTACTATTAACCACAGTCCTACTTCTTTTTAGCCCCTGAAATTTCTGCTTTCATTGCattaattgtattttttatcgtcCCGAGTAcaatctttgaattttttactcctGTGATTTCCATTCTTTGAAAAGAATTCAATTCAAACCAGAATTAGTTAGGACTCTTGGGTCGTTTGGTTTCACTGTAAACACAACTTAATTACCTATTACAAAGCCCTATCGCAATTGTTTTCTCCCGTGAAAGTACGTCCACATAGAGTGTGAAGAAATTGATTCTAATGTTTCTAAAAATCTACCcaaatttgtcgaaaaaaaaacaaagcagTAAGTCTtagatttttacgattttttggGCTAAAATCAGTCTGTCTTGAAATCGATTCGTAGGACTCTCAGGAAtacgaaacaaagaaaacct
Above is a genomic segment from Neodiprion pinetum isolate iyNeoPine1 chromosome 1, iyNeoPine1.2, whole genome shotgun sequence containing:
- the LOC124224951 gene encoding xaa-Pro aminopeptidase 1 isoform X1 → MAAAARTRNIRDVADDTLDYKGSPRSNCPASAHQGNQPVDRVDTSINLSRLRLEMSRITSVQGPALDGYIVTSDDAHQSETVAPHDARREYITGFFGSFGEALVTQDKAVFWTDGRYHIQADKQLSCDWTLMKLGNENVPTLSQWLLHEFQSKENETRIGADPALIPAFTWENWEYDLLNTSVKLVAVHNNLIDAIWQTDRPPYNADPATVLEDKYAGRPWQEKIRYVRREMELVGANALVLTALDEIAWLFNIRGNDIPYTPVLRSYAIITDGAIHLYAPEQKLHRSVRIHLKTDACFHADCVKVHNYTSIWYDLRTMAQAWKSVWLPAQCGYARGASQEIFISIPQSIRLIKPSPIIAMRAVKNPVEIRGMEQAHIRDGIAMCEILSYIEEQLELGTKGWDELQVSRFAKAVRMEQENAVGISFPTIAGYGPHAALPHYEPAVATSLTLGTDSTLVIDSGGQYLDGTTDVTRTVHYGQPTKEQKEAYTRVLIGSIQLASLIFPAELRTDQLDLLVREPLWSVGRDYQHGTGHGVGHYLSVHEPPISVSYDTSTDECAPVNLQPGYFLSNEPGYYKEGEFGIRLENVLQVVETNMTHHSGRKFLKFKDVTLVPYEPKLIDLELLTPSHRHWLNAYNERIRKEVGTELKKRRKISSYNWMILRTLPIPEVGSGSSLSALPHHSFLFFALTVTHVFLDGRGL
- the LOC124224951 gene encoding xaa-Pro aminopeptidase 1 isoform X2 yields the protein MNELYVLGIICMLGMAAAARTRNIRDVADDTLDYKGSPRSNCPASAHQGNQPVDRVDTSINLSRLRLEMSRITSVQGPALDGYIVTSDDAHQTVTSFNQGRLGPSESETVAPHDARREYITGFFGSFGEALVTQDKAVFWTDGRYHIQADKQLSCDWTLMKLGNENVPTLSQWLLHEFQSKENETRIGADPALIPAFTWENWEYDLLNTSVKLVAVHNNLIDAIWQTDRPPYNADPATVLEDKYAGRPWQEKIRYVRREMELVGANALVLTALDEIAWLFNIRGNDIPYTPVLRSYAIITDGAIHLYAPEQKLHRSVRIHLKTDACFHADCVKVHNYTSIWYDLRTMAQAWKSVWLPAQCGYARGASQEIFISIPQSIRLIKPSPIIAMRAVKNPVEIRGMEQAHIRDGIAMCEILSYIEEQLELGTKGWDELQVSRFAKAVRMEQENAVGISFPTIAGYGPHAALPHYEPAVATSLTLGTDSTLVIDSGGQYLDGTTDVTRTVHYGQPTKEQKEAYTRVLIGSIQLASLIFPAELRTDQLDLLVREPLWSVGRDYQHGTGHGVGHYLSVHEPPISVSYDTSTDECAPVNLQPGYFLSNEPGYYKEGEFGIRLENVLQVVETNMTHHSGRKFLKFKDVTLVPYEPKLIDLELLTPSHRHWLNAYNERIRKEVGTELKKRRKISSYNWMILRTLPIPEVGSGSSLSALPHHSFLFFALTVTHVFLDGRGL
- the LOC124224951 gene encoding xaa-Pro aminopeptidase 1 isoform X4 — encoded protein: MAAAARTRNIRDVADDTLDYKGSPRSNCPASAHQGNQPVDRVDTSINLSRLRLEMSRITSVQGPALDGYIVTSDDAHQTVTSFNQGRLGPSESETVAPHDARREYITGFFGSFGEALVTQDKAVFWTDGRYHIQADKQLSCDWTLMKLGNENVPTLSQWLLHEFQSKENETRIGADPALIPAFTWENWEYDLLNTSVKLVAVHNNLIDAIWQTDRPPYNADPATVLEDKYAGRPWQEKIRYVRREMELVGANALVLTALDEIAWLFNIRGNDIPYTPVLRSYAIITDGAIHLYAPEQKLHRSVRIHLKTDACFHADCVKVHNYTSIWYDLRTMAQAWKSVWLPAQCGYARGASQEIFISIPQSIRLIKPSPIIAMRAVKNPVEIRGMEQAHIRDGIAMCEILSYIEEQLELGTKGWDELQVSRFAKAVRMEQENAVGISFPTIAGYGPHAALPHYEPAVATSLTLGTDSTLVIDSGGQYLDGTTDVTRTVHYGQPTKEQKEAYTRVLIGSIQLASLIFPAELRTDQLDLLVREPLWSVGRDYQHGTGHGVGHYLSVHEPSFWTKVSQVQRCHTGSLRAKTHRSGIIDTITSALVKCV
- the LOC124224951 gene encoding xaa-Pro aminopeptidase ApepP isoform X3, encoding MAAAARTRNIRDVADDTLDYKGSPRSNCPASAHQGNQPVDRVDTSINLSRLRLEMSRITSVQGPALDGYIVTSDDAHQTVTSFNQGRLGPSESETVAPHDARREYITGFFGSFGEALVTQDKAVFWTDGRYHIQADKQLSCDWTLMKLGNENVPTLSQWLLHEFQSKENETRIGADPALIPAFTWENWEYDLLNTSVKLVAVHNNLIDAIWQTDRPPYNADPATVLEDKYAGRPWQEKIRYVRREMELVGANALVLTALDEIAWLFNIRGNDIPYTPVLRSYAIITDGAIHLYAPEQKLHRSVRIHLKTDACFHADCVKVHNYTSIWYDLRTMAQAWKSVWLPAQCGYARGASQEIFISIPQSIRLIKPSPIIAMRAVKNPVEIRGMEQAHIRDGIAMCEILSYIEEQLELGTKGWDELQVSRFAKAVRMEQENAVGISFPTIAGYGPHAALPHYEPAVATSLTLGTDSTLVIDSGGQYLDGTTDVTRTVHYGQPTKEQKEAYTRVLIGSIQLASLIFPAELRTDQLDLLVREPLWSVGRDYQHGTGHGVGHYLSVHEPSFWTKVSQVQRCHTGSLRAKTHRSGIIDTITCKFHYFQHSMIREHFQITLTNINLFDEILKFLLFSCITAALVKCV